CAAATACATTTTTTGGAAATTATTAGAAAAAATAAATTAGAATTATCAAAAGATATTAAAATACTTTACAACGACAAAGCAGTTGATAACCTGACTAAAATTGAAATTGTTTTTTGGAATGAAGGGAAAGATACTTTAAAAAAAGAAAATATAGTTAGTAAGGATTTATTAAGGTTTGAATTTTCTGAAGATACCATTATTTTAAATGCACAAATTATTAGTAAAACTAGAGAAATTAATCAATCATTTATAAAAATTTCAGAAGATAACCAAAATATAGCTTATTTTGGATTTGATTATTTAGATAACCATGATGGTATGATTTTTGAAATAATTCATACTGGAGAAAATGTATATCCTACTATAAAAGGAAGTATAAAAGGCATACCAGAAGGGATACAAAATTATGGAAATTTCAATTTTACAAATATTAGCAATTGTGAAAATAAATTCAAGTGCTTTTTATTTCAGAAAAAAGAATACTTAGTAAATTTTTTAATGTTTTTATTTGGTATTTTTATAATTTTAATTGGAATTAATGAAAATATATTTAATATATTTAAGCCTTATAATGATTTAATAAATAGCAGTGAAAATATAAAAAAAATATTTATAATAGTTGGTATTGTTTATACTTTAATTCCTATCATTTTTTCTTCAATATTATGGAAAAGTAGAAACAGATTTCCAAAAAAGTTAATACCTAAAAATATTCAATCAAATTAATTATAATTATTTAAGACGAACAACTAACATGTGAAATACCAGCTATTCCAAAAAAGTCTTTTGGTTTTTTAGCATAGTATTTCTCTTCTATCTCTTTACTTTGTTCTTCATATGGATTTGTCATTATCTCTTGTAGTTCATTTACTGGTTCATAGTTTTCATTTTGTGCTTCTTGATATGCGCGAACAAGATGCCATTCTCTTAAAGTATATTTTGGATTAGTTAGTTTCATTTTCGTTGAAAGTTTTTCTTTAGTTTCTTTATCATTTACATTTATTTGTGATTTCCAATTTTCAAGCCAACTATTCCATCTAGCTTTTATAGTTTCATCTTCCAAACTTCCATAAAAGCTTTTTTCAAGACCGCTAACATCATCAGGAATATTTGATAACTCTCTAAAAAAGATTGTATAATCCACCTTCGTATAAATCATAAGATTTATAAGCTCCTCAAAAAGTTCAAAATCAAAATTTTCTAATCCCAACTTACTAGCCCACATATTTTGCATCTTTTCTTGCATAACATTTAAAAAGTTATTTTCAATTTTTTCTAGTTCTTCTAAAGCCTCTTTATTTAAATTAATTAATGGTTTTAGAGAACTACAAAATGATTTAAAGTTTTTTTGTGCAGCAATTGGCTGATTAAAAAATGAAAAGTGCATTCCTCCATTTGTCCAAGATTGATATTTTGGCTCAAACATTTCTATAAATCCAAATGGCCCATAATCAAGAGTAAAACCTCCAGCTGCACAATTATCACTATTAAAATTTCCTTGACAGTATCCAACTCGTATCCAGTTAGCTACTAGTGAAGTAAGACGATTTTGGAACTCAATTGCAAGTAATATTATTTTTTCATCTAAACTTAAATCTTGATTGATTTCTTCACTATACTCTCTATCAATCAAATGCAAAACAATCATTTCTAACTCTTTTAAAGCATCTTTATGTTCATTTTTTCTAGCTCGTCTTCCAAAAAGTTCAAGTTGCCCAACTCTTATAAATGAGGATGCAACCCTAGTAGTGATGGCAACATCTTCTTCAATGCTAATTTCAGGGTCTTTTGAGTAAGAATTATCTCTAAACCAAGGTCTAGTTACTTGCTCTTTTTTAGAAGTAAATAGAGTCAAAGACCTAGATGTTGGAACTCCAAGGGAATACATATGCTCTTGAGCTAAAAACTCTCTAATACTTGACCTTAAAACTGCCCTTCCATCTGCACCTCTGCAATATGGAGTTTTTCCTGCACCTTTTAATTGAAACTCCCATCTTTTACCGTTTATTATTGCTTCTAAAACAGAAATTGCTCTACCATCTCCATAGCCATTTCCAGTTTGAAAAGGGCATTGGGCATAATACTCTGTACCATAGATAGATAGTGCATATCCAGTTGCCCAACCTATATTTTGCTTTAAATTAGAAATATTTTCCATATCTCCTGAAAATAGTTTTATAAAATCGCTCAATTTTATTAATTCTTCACTAAAACCTAATTCTTCAAAAAAGTTTTTACTGTGAGAAATATATATAGGCTCTTTTATAGCAGTTGGCTGTACAGGAATATAATGCCCACTAAAAACTTCTCTTGAAAATTTATTATCTCCATTATATTTTGCATCGGGGTCACTATTTAGATTATTTACAAAAGAATAATTGCTTAATTGTATAAGTTCATCAAATATTTTTATAGTTTTTTTATTCATTATTTTCTTTATCCATATTTTTTATTTATTAATATTTTAATATAGTAAATTTGTACTTAAATATAGAAACTAAATAAAATATAATCTTAATTCATCTCTAACAACTCTTTAGATATTATACAAACCATTTTTTATAATTTTTAGCACAATCTAGGAGAAATATGAAGTTTTTTATTTTTATTCTATTTTTTATAACAAATATTTATGCAGATACAAACAAAGATTTTACTTTATATAAAAAAGATGGAGTAGAAAAAGGTCACACTCTTTTAATTATTGGTGGAATTCATGGAGATGAGCCAGGTGGTTACTTTGCACCAGCATTTTTTCAAAAACATTATAAAATAATAAAAGGTAGTGTTTGGGTGGCACCTAGTGTTAATATTGATAGTATGGTTGCAAATACAAGAGGTCTTTATAAAGATATGAATAGGAAATTTAGTACTATTGATAAAAATGATCCAGATTTTGTAAATATTCAAAAAATTAAAAATATAATTACAGATAAAAAAGTTGAATTGGTTTTAAATTTACATGATGGACACGGTTTTTATAGAAAAGAGTATGAAAATTCAATTTTTAATCCAAATGCTTGGGGACAAGCAACAATTATTGATCAAGAAAAAATACACTCTTTAGAGAAGTTTGGAAATTTAGATGAGATAGCTTCAAAAGTAAGAGACTCTTTAAATAATGATAAGTTATTTCAAGATTTTCACTATTTTGGTGTAAAAAATACTGAAACAAAAGCAAAAGATGAAGAGCAACAATTATCACTTACATATTTTGCCGTAACAAATAATAAACCAGCCTTTGCAATAGAAACAAGTAAAAATATAACAGATCTTGTTCATAAAGTAATTTATCAATTAAAATCAATTGAAGAGTTTATGAATGTTATGGAAATTGAATTTGAAAGAGATTTTGACTTAAATAGTTATGATACTGTTCAAAAATTACTATTTGAATTTGGAACTTTAACAATAAATAACAATATAAAATTTGATTTATCAGATATAAAAAATGAACTTAGATTTGTTCCTATGAAAGCTTCAAAAAATAGTTTTGATTTTGAACATAGTATAGGAAATGTAAAAAGTGTAAAAAATGGTTTTGAAGTTTATATTGGGAATCAAAGGGTTACTACTTTAACACCACAAATTTTTGAAATTTATGAGCCAAAAGATAAGATAAAACTAGAGGTTGATGGAAAAATAGTTGAAACAAAATTAGGGCAGATTATAGAAGTAGAAAATAGTTTTAAGATAGAAAAATCTCCTTATAGAGTAAATATCATAGGTTTTAGTAAAGATGGAGTTGATAGTGAAGATGATATTTTATTAAGAAAAGATGATATACAAAACTCTTATTCAATAGATACAAAAAATAGTGAATATAGAACAGAATTTTATAAAGATAATAAATTTTGTGGAATGCTAACAATTAAATTTAAGAAGTAATTTTACTTCTTAAACTCTATTTTTTAATTTTTGGTGTACATTTTCCACTAATTCTACAAAGTGGACAAAAGTTCATAATCCCAGCTATCAATGGAATTACCCCTAAATAAAACCAACTATTTGATGTAAAATATCCAATAGCTATCAAAACTAATCCTATAATAATTCTAAATGGTCTACAAAAAGCTCTTATTTTATCAAATGTATTCATATCTTTCTCCATAAATTTTTTGAGATTATTATATAAGATTACTTAATTTTATATAAATAAGTAAAACTTATTATTTGTATATATAATATTAGCTCATTAAGTTGGCTTTGTGTAAAATTTGTAAAAATTTAAAAGGTTTTATAAAATGAAAGAAAAAATATATTTTATACCAGGGCTTATGACAAATGAAAAATTATGGAAAAGAGTTTTGCCAGAATTGGAAAAAGATTATGAGATTATTCATATAAAAATTCCAAGAAGTACTAATTTTGATGAGATTAATAGGATTTTATGTGAACAGATAAAAGATGAGAAAATCAATCTTTTAGGCTTTTCTTTGGGTGGTTACATAGCCTCATATTTTACAATAAAGTTTCCACAAAGAGTAAAAAAACTTTTTATGTTAAGTGCAACTCCTGCAAAAACTTCAGATTTAGAGTTAGCTAGAAGAAAAGAGAAGTTAGAATTTGCTAAAGTAAATAATGAGATAAGTTTAGATTTGCAAAAGGCAAAAACTTTAGTTGAAGAACAAAATATAGATGATTTAGATTTGTTACAAACTATAGTTGAAATGTTCAATGAAATGGGTAAAGATGAGTTTATATCACAACTTGAAAGTACTTTTTATAGAGTTGATTTAAGTAAAGAGTTAAAAGAGTTAAAAGTTCCTGTAACAATGTTTTATAGTAGTGATGATAGATTGCTAGATAAAGAAGCTATTGTGAAATTAGAGAATGAAAAACATAATATAAATTTGATAAAAAGAGTAGGTAGTAGTCATAATATTTCGCTTGAATTTCCAAATGAACTGATAATAAATATAAAAAAATGGATGGATAACTAAACTATTTATTTAACAAAGTTATAAATAAATATATTTAAGATATTATATTAAAATATTTATTTCAAAAGGAGACAGCCAATGGCTTTGGGGCAGGTTACATTTAAGATTACAGATGATGTTCAATTAGCGACTCAGATTGTAATTGTTGCATTTTTGCTTGTTACATTTTTGACTTTAAGAAGAACTTCTCACAATGATGTTTTTCCAATTAGTGTTACAAATGAGTTAAAAGGTTTGGGGATTTTAACCGTCGTTTTTGCTCATTTTACTTATATGAAAGTAAATAATTGGGAATTTTTATATCCTCTTTCTACAATAGCTGGAGTTGGGGTTGACCTATTCTTACTTATGTCTGGATTTGGATTAACTGTTGGAATGATGAAAAGACCAATGGGAACTTTGGAGTTTTATAAAAAAAGAGTAATTAAAATTTTTATTCCATTTTGGATAGCTTTAATTATTATGTTTATTGCTGATTTTATTTTCTTAGATAAAAATTATGGATTTATGTATATGTTAAAATCTGCTTTAGGGTTTTTCCCAACTGCTGATGGTTTTGCTGATGTAAACTCACCATTTTGGTATATTACTTGGATGATGATGTTTTATATTCTTTTTCCACTATTTTTTATCAAAAAAGCACCTTGGCTAACTGCTATTATCTTAGCTGTTATTGCTTTAATTATTGGTGGAACAAATCCACTAGATTTAGGAAGTAATTGGCTTCATAGACTCCACTCAGTAGCATTTTCTATTGGTATTTTAATGGCTTATTTTTTAGCTATAAAACCAAATGAGACAAATAAATTAGTTGAGTCTATTAAAAATTTTAGAGATAATACAAATATTCCTAGATATATAGTTATTTTGATTATGGCAGTTGTTGTAGCTTATGTTTCTCAACATACAAGTGGAAAAGATTGGCCTATGTTAAAATCTATTTTTAAAGAAAACTATTTAGTTGAACAATTAGCTTGTATAGTTATTATGATGGCATTTGTTGTGATTTTTGTACTTAAAAAAGTTGAGAGTAGATTTTTAGCTATTTATGGAGCATTTTCATATGAAGTTTATTTAATCCATTGGCCTTTAATGGGAAGATATGATATTTTCTTTGATTATTTACCTTCTTGGGCAGCTGTAATTGTTTGGATGGTTGTATTTATTCTTGTAAGTATGCTTTTACAAAAATTAGTAACACCTGTAAGTAATTTTATAGATAAAATTACAAAATAGTTATATGAAATAGTAGAGATTTTCTCTACTTTTTCTTTATATATACTCCAAAATCTTTTGGAACTTCCACATTTTTATCATTAAATAATCTTGCAAAATATAAATATCCATACTCTTGTTTTAAATGAGATGGGTCAATATAAGCATCTTTATTATTTGTAATACTATTTTCATACATAAAATCCCAATAAGGATAGATTTTTGCTAACTCCTCTTTCCAAATATAGAAAACATCCATTTTATCTGTTTCTTGAAGAAGTTTTAATAAATCAGACTGAACAGCTGTTGTAAAAACTTTTAGATTTACATCATATTTTTCACAAAGTTCAACTATCATTTTATAGTAAGTTAAACTATCCTCTCCCCACTCTAAAAAGTTTTCATATTTCTCTTTATAACCTTTTAAAGTATTTTCCCACATAGGCTCTTTAGGATTATTTTTTATAACTATACTTTGGTGATATGCTGTTATTCCACCATCTTTATAGGTTGCTTCTATATTTTTATTATTTAAAACATATTTAAGGTATTTAAAAAGTGGTACTTCAACATAGTGTTTTATTTGTTTAAATATCGTAAAACCATCTTCAAGCAAATCTTTGTCAAAATCGCTATTATTATCCTCTAATCTTTGACTAAATGGATATAAATTTAGCCCAATTACAATATTTTTTATAGGAAAATGTTCCAAAGAGTATTTTAAATAGTAGTATTGCTCTTCCAAAGTTGAAAAACTAAAACCCAAATTATAAACTCTATCTTGAGTATATTTTTCTAAGTCATTATTATCT
The Aliarcobacter faecis genome window above contains:
- a CDS encoding acyltransferase family protein, which codes for MALGQVTFKITDDVQLATQIVIVAFLLVTFLTLRRTSHNDVFPISVTNELKGLGILTVVFAHFTYMKVNNWEFLYPLSTIAGVGVDLFLLMSGFGLTVGMMKRPMGTLEFYKKRVIKIFIPFWIALIIMFIADFIFLDKNYGFMYMLKSALGFFPTADGFADVNSPFWYITWMMMFYILFPLFFIKKAPWLTAIILAVIALIIGGTNPLDLGSNWLHRLHSVAFSIGILMAYFLAIKPNETNKLVESIKNFRDNTNIPRYIVILIMAVVVAYVSQHTSGKDWPMLKSIFKENYLVEQLACIVIMMAFVVIFVLKKVESRFLAIYGAFSYEVYLIHWPLMGRYDIFFDYLPSWAAVIVWMVVFILVSMLLQKLVTPVSNFIDKITK
- a CDS encoding M99 family carboxypeptidase catalytic domain-containing protein, coding for MKFFIFILFFITNIYADTNKDFTLYKKDGVEKGHTLLIIGGIHGDEPGGYFAPAFFQKHYKIIKGSVWVAPSVNIDSMVANTRGLYKDMNRKFSTIDKNDPDFVNIQKIKNIITDKKVELVLNLHDGHGFYRKEYENSIFNPNAWGQATIIDQEKIHSLEKFGNLDEIASKVRDSLNNDKLFQDFHYFGVKNTETKAKDEEQQLSLTYFAVTNNKPAFAIETSKNITDLVHKVIYQLKSIEEFMNVMEIEFERDFDLNSYDTVQKLLFEFGTLTINNNIKFDLSDIKNELRFVPMKASKNSFDFEHSIGNVKSVKNGFEVYIGNQRVTTLTPQIFEIYEPKDKIKLEVDGKIVETKLGQIIEVENSFKIEKSPYRVNIIGFSKDGVDSEDDILLRKDDIQNSYSIDTKNSEYRTEFYKDNKFCGMLTIKFKK
- a CDS encoding alpha/beta fold hydrolase, producing the protein MKEKIYFIPGLMTNEKLWKRVLPELEKDYEIIHIKIPRSTNFDEINRILCEQIKDEKINLLGFSLGGYIASYFTIKFPQRVKKLFMLSATPAKTSDLELARRKEKLEFAKVNNEISLDLQKAKTLVEEQNIDDLDLLQTIVEMFNEMGKDEFISQLESTFYRVDLSKELKELKVPVTMFYSSDDRLLDKEAIVKLENEKHNINLIKRVGSSHNISLEFPNELIINIKKWMDN
- a CDS encoding YgaP family membrane protein; this encodes MNTFDKIRAFCRPFRIIIGLVLIAIGYFTSNSWFYLGVIPLIAGIMNFCPLCRISGKCTPKIKK
- a CDS encoding protein adenylyltransferase SelO family protein; this translates as MNKKTIKIFDELIQLSNYSFVNNLNSDPDAKYNGDNKFSREVFSGHYIPVQPTAIKEPIYISHSKNFFEELGFSEELIKLSDFIKLFSGDMENISNLKQNIGWATGYALSIYGTEYYAQCPFQTGNGYGDGRAISVLEAIINGKRWEFQLKGAGKTPYCRGADGRAVLRSSIREFLAQEHMYSLGVPTSRSLTLFTSKKEQVTRPWFRDNSYSKDPEISIEEDVAITTRVASSFIRVGQLELFGRRARKNEHKDALKELEMIVLHLIDREYSEEINQDLSLDEKIILLAIEFQNRLTSLVANWIRVGYCQGNFNSDNCAAGGFTLDYGPFGFIEMFEPKYQSWTNGGMHFSFFNQPIAAQKNFKSFCSSLKPLINLNKEALEELEKIENNFLNVMQEKMQNMWASKLGLENFDFELFEELINLMIYTKVDYTIFFRELSNIPDDVSGLEKSFYGSLEDETIKARWNSWLENWKSQINVNDKETKEKLSTKMKLTNPKYTLREWHLVRAYQEAQNENYEPVNELQEIMTNPYEEQSKEIEEKYYAKKPKDFFGIAGISHVSCSS